The Chelatococcus sp. HY11 genome includes a window with the following:
- a CDS encoding TIGR02301 family protein has translation MHERHATPLRPLSPRPHRKWSGYPVPAAVAVAFLIALPTPAALALGRGDGPSFGTARSEPALAANTAPAARDKSAQEQGNGKNGAASPPADAPASAPEERPLYEGQMLRLAEVLGALSFLRNLCGANDAPQWYEKMRALIDAEASTAAERERLAGAYNRGFNGYALTYRRCNASAEAAITRFLDEGARLAATISSRFGG, from the coding sequence GTGCACGAACGTCACGCGACCCCCTTGCGGCCGCTGAGCCCCCGGCCCCATCGCAAATGGAGCGGCTATCCCGTCCCGGCGGCTGTCGCGGTCGCCTTCCTTATCGCGCTGCCGACGCCTGCCGCTTTGGCGCTCGGCCGCGGCGATGGCCCCTCCTTCGGCACGGCGAGGTCGGAACCGGCTCTCGCGGCCAACACGGCTCCAGCCGCGCGGGATAAAAGCGCGCAGGAGCAGGGTAACGGCAAGAACGGCGCGGCATCGCCGCCGGCGGATGCCCCGGCGTCCGCGCCCGAGGAGCGGCCACTCTATGAGGGCCAGATGCTGCGGCTCGCCGAGGTGCTGGGCGCCCTCTCCTTCCTCCGCAATTTGTGTGGCGCGAACGATGCTCCACAATGGTATGAGAAAATGCGCGCGCTGATCGACGCCGAGGCGAGTACCGCCGCGGAACGCGAGCGTCTGGCGGGAGCGTATAATCGCGGTTTCAACGGCTACGCCCTCACCTACAGGCGCTGCAACGCATCGGCGGAAGCGGCCATCACGCGTTTCCTCGATGAGGGCGCGCGGCTCGCAGCCACCATAAGCTCGCGCTTTGGTGGTTGA
- a CDS encoding folate-binding protein, protein MPSAFLADRGVIRISGADALDFLQNILTCRLDDLEPNVGRLGALLSPQGKILFDGLFTPAPEGGFFVDTTQASIPDFLKRLTLYKLRSKVLLEDLSATLAIAAGWDGAEAPIGTLLTYDDTRAPGLGRRFIGERAAYANASLLDASAYHAHRIATGVPEGGQDFAFGDAFPHETMMDQMGGVVFDKGCYIGQEVVSRMHHRGTARTRIVIVTFADGDAPVGQTPVEAGGKLVGHLGSHAGSVGLAMLRLDRVVDAQAAGLPLLADGRPLTVALPGYASIAFPTTAANDGPAP, encoded by the coding sequence ATGCCGTCAGCTTTCCTGGCGGATCGCGGAGTCATCCGCATCTCCGGCGCCGATGCCCTCGATTTCCTGCAGAACATTCTAACCTGTCGCCTGGACGATCTTGAGCCGAACGTGGGCCGTCTCGGTGCCCTGTTGTCGCCCCAGGGCAAGATCTTGTTCGACGGCTTGTTCACGCCAGCCCCCGAGGGCGGGTTCTTCGTCGATACGACACAAGCCTCGATCCCTGATTTTCTCAAGCGCCTCACGCTTTACAAGCTGCGCAGCAAGGTTCTCCTCGAGGATCTGTCGGCGACGCTCGCGATCGCGGCCGGATGGGACGGCGCGGAGGCGCCGATCGGCACCCTGCTGACCTATGACGACACCCGCGCCCCAGGTCTCGGCCGCCGTTTCATCGGCGAGCGGGCAGCCTATGCCAACGCGAGCCTCCTGGATGCGAGCGCCTATCATGCCCATCGCATCGCCACGGGCGTCCCGGAAGGCGGACAGGATTTCGCCTTCGGCGATGCCTTCCCGCACGAGACGATGATGGATCAGATGGGCGGTGTTGTCTTCGACAAGGGCTGCTACATCGGCCAGGAGGTCGTTTCACGCATGCACCACCGCGGCACCGCGCGCACGCGCATCGTGATCGTCACCTTTGCGGATGGCGACGCGCCCGTCGGACAAACGCCGGTGGAGGCTGGCGGCAAGCTGGTCGGCCATCTCGGTTCTCATGCGGGCTCCGTCGGGCTCGCCATGCTGCGGCTCGACCGGGTGGTCGACGCGCAGGCCGCAGGCCTGCCGCTTTTAGCCGACGGACGGCCGCTGACGGTCGCCTTGCCCGGCTATGCCAGCATCGCCTTCCCCACAACCGCCGCAAACGATGGGCCGGCGCCATGA
- a CDS encoding DNA-3-methyladenine glycosylase I, translated as MNDTTDNAAPNGLVDHPDGKRRCWWPGFDPLYVTYHDTEWGVPEFDDRALFEKLILDGFQAGLSWITILRRREGFREAFAGFDPEVIVRFDEAKRAALMEDTRIIRNRAKIEGTVKSARAWLDIMENGGFSRFLWDIAGGRPQQSNLRSRAEVQAETETSRRMSKALKAAGFTFCGPTITYAFMQAVGMVNDHLVGCYRHAECAELADHMPEGFRS; from the coding sequence ATGAATGACACCACGGACAATGCCGCCCCCAATGGGCTCGTCGATCATCCCGACGGCAAGCGGCGCTGCTGGTGGCCGGGTTTCGACCCGCTCTACGTCACCTACCACGACACCGAATGGGGGGTGCCGGAGTTCGACGACCGGGCCCTGTTCGAGAAGCTTATTCTCGACGGCTTTCAGGCCGGACTGTCCTGGATCACCATTCTCAGGCGCCGCGAGGGCTTCCGCGAGGCCTTCGCGGGCTTTGACCCGGAGGTGATCGTTCGCTTCGACGAGGCCAAGCGCGCGGCGTTGATGGAGGACACCCGCATCATCCGCAACCGGGCCAAGATTGAGGGCACCGTGAAGAGCGCGCGCGCCTGGCTCGACATCATGGAAAACGGTGGTTTTTCACGGTTTCTCTGGGATATCGCCGGGGGGCGGCCGCAGCAGAGCAATCTCCGCTCGCGCGCCGAGGTGCAGGCGGAGACGGAGACCTCGCGCCGGATGTCGAAAGCCCTGAAGGCGGCGGGCTTCACCTTCTGCGGCCCCACCATCACCTACGCCTTCATGCAGGCGGTCGGCATGGTCAACGACCATCTGGTGGGCTGCTATCGCCACGCCGAATGCGCGGAGCTCGCCGACCATATGCCCGAGGGCTTCCGTTCGTGA